From the Gasterosteus aculeatus chromosome 13, fGasAcu3.hap1.1, whole genome shotgun sequence genome, one window contains:
- the mtx3 gene encoding metaxin-3 isoform X3, whose product MDQNMAAAMELRCWGGDWGLPSVHTESLIVQAYAKFSGAKVTVSPVDWTWKTLTATVPELLCGDSAVQEPINILNFLRKQRFNADYELTARQGADTMAYIALLEEKLRPALLHTFWVDAENYANLTRPWFASRSPFPLNFLVPSHRANAALSRILLMKGEAPLHRITEVEGKIYSDAKECLNLLSFRLGMENYFFGSLPTSLDAFVFGYLAPIYKASLPSSPLQSHLRQLGNLTSFCDNILAVYFSSDRPYG is encoded by the exons ATGGATCAAAACATGGCGGCTGCCATGGAGCTGAGGTGCTGGGGAGGAGACTGGGGTTTGCCTTCCGTCCACACCGAGTCTCTCATAGTTCAG GCGTACGCAAAGTTTTCTGGGGCAAAAGTCACCGTTTCTCCTGTAGACTGGACATGGAAAACTCTCACAG CAACAGTCCCAGAGTTGCTGTGTGGAGACTCTGCAGTTCAGGAACCTATAAATATTCTCAACTTCTTGAGAAAACAG agATTTAATGCAGACTATGAACTTACAGCCAGACAAGGAGCCGACACTATGGCATACATCGCGCTGCTTGAAGAGAAACTACGACCAGCTCTG CTGCACACGTTCTGGGTGGATGCAGAAAACTACGCCAATCTGACGCGGCCTTGGTTTGCTTCACGCTCGCCATTCCCTCTGAACTTTCTGGTCCCAAGTCACCGTGCCAACGCCGCCCTCTCCCGCATCCTTCTAATGAAAGGAGAGGCCCCGCTGCACAGAATCACAGAGGTCGAGGGAAAG ATTTACAGTGATGCTAAAGAGTGCCTGAATCTCCTCTCATTCAGACTGGGAATGGAAAACTACTTCTTTGGAAGCTT GCCGACCAGCCTGGACGCCTTTGTGTTTGGTTATTTGGCTCCAATTTACAAAGCCAGTCTCCCCAGTAGCCCTCTGCAGAGCCACCTCCGGCAGCTCGGTAACCTCACAAGCTTCTGTGACAACATCCTCGCAGTCTACTTCAGCTCGGACCGCCCTT ATGGATGA
- the mtx3 gene encoding metaxin-3 isoform X2 produces the protein MDQNMAAAMELRCWGGDWGLPSVHTESLIVQAYAKFSGAKVTVSPVDWTWKTLTATVPELLCGDSAVQEPINILNFLRKQRFNADYELTARQGADTMAYIALLEEKLRPALLHTFWVDAENYANLTRPWFASRSPFPLNFLVPSHRANAALSRILLMKGEAPLHRITEVEGKIYSDAKECLNLLSFRLGMENYFFGSLPTSLDAFVFGYLAPIYKASLPSSPLQSHLRQLGNLTSFCDNILAVYFSSDRPCPPPPVQETMDANLQKLTQLVNKESNLIEKMDDNLRSSPQHKPHRPDPKPSLASEQNSTPA, from the exons ATGGATCAAAACATGGCGGCTGCCATGGAGCTGAGGTGCTGGGGAGGAGACTGGGGTTTGCCTTCCGTCCACACCGAGTCTCTCATAGTTCAG GCGTACGCAAAGTTTTCTGGGGCAAAAGTCACCGTTTCTCCTGTAGACTGGACATGGAAAACTCTCACAG CAACAGTCCCAGAGTTGCTGTGTGGAGACTCTGCAGTTCAGGAACCTATAAATATTCTCAACTTCTTGAGAAAACAG agATTTAATGCAGACTATGAACTTACAGCCAGACAAGGAGCCGACACTATGGCATACATCGCGCTGCTTGAAGAGAAACTACGACCAGCTCTG CTGCACACGTTCTGGGTGGATGCAGAAAACTACGCCAATCTGACGCGGCCTTGGTTTGCTTCACGCTCGCCATTCCCTCTGAACTTTCTGGTCCCAAGTCACCGTGCCAACGCCGCCCTCTCCCGCATCCTTCTAATGAAAGGAGAGGCCCCGCTGCACAGAATCACAGAGGTCGAGGGAAAG ATTTACAGTGATGCTAAAGAGTGCCTGAATCTCCTCTCATTCAGACTGGGAATGGAAAACTACTTCTTTGGAAGCTT GCCGACCAGCCTGGACGCCTTTGTGTTTGGTTATTTGGCTCCAATTTACAAAGCCAGTCTCCCCAGTAGCCCTCTGCAGAGCCACCTCCGGCAGCTCGGTAACCTCACAAGCTTCTGTGACAACATCCTCGCAGTCTACTTCAGCTCGGACCGCCCTT GTCCCCCCCCACCTGTTCAGGAAACAATGGATGCCAACCTCCAGAAACTAACGCAGCTTGTAAACAAAGAGTCCAACTTGATAGAGAAG ATGGATGACAACCTTCGCAGCAGCCCTCAGCACAAACCCCACAGGCCAGACCCCAAACCCAGCCTGGCCAGCGAGCAAAACTCTACTCCTGCCTGA
- the serinc5 gene encoding serine incorporator 5, whose protein sequence is MCTPCCVSQLACCCGSAACSCCCSCCPQIKQSTGTRIMYALYFLLVTIVCVIMMSPTVEQQLRDNIPFYSDMCEKMKAGENCKTLVGYSAVYKVCFGMACFFFLFAIFTIRINNSAGCRAAVHNGFWLLKFMVLVACCAGGFFLPEEETFLQVWRYIGAVGGFFFLLIQLMLLVEFAHRWNTNWSSGVKHNRMWYAALAFVTLMLFSAAVAALGFMCVFYTDHEACLLNKVFLGINGSLCLIVSLLAISPCIQKLQPTSGLLQPGVISLYVMYLTFSAFSSKPKEIVERNGVNTTVCVFSFNSETESDKKIVTGFGTVILFGCILYSCLTSTTRRSSAALRVCRNSEPATERARCCFCFGDDTDDAEENRTSGGQNVMYDEREGTIYSYSYFHAVFFLGSLYVMMTVTNWFHYDDHKIEKLLDGSWSVFWIKMVSCWVCLILYMWTLFAPMVCPKRFEA, encoded by the exons ATGTGCACGCCGTGTTGTGTGTCGCAG CTGGCCTGCTGCTGCGGCTCAGCGGCCTGctcgtgctgctgcagctgctgccccCAGATCAAACAGTCCACGGGGACCCGAATCATGTACGCCCTCTACTTCCTGCTGGTCACCATCGTCTGTGTCATCATGATGTCCCCCACcgtggagcagcagctgagagACAAT ATCCCTTTCTACAGTGATATGTGTGAGAAGATGAAGGCAGGGGAGAACTGCAAAACTCTGGTTGGCTACTCGGCCGTCTACAAAGTGTGCTTCGGCATggcctgcttcttcttcctgttcGCCATCTTCACCATACGCATCAACAACAGCGCAGGCTGCCGGGCGGCCGTGCACAACGG GTTCTGGCTGCTGAAGTTTATGGTGCTGGTGGCGTGCTGTGCTGGCGGCTTCTTCCTCCCTGAAGAGGAAACGTTTCTGCAAG TGTGGCGCTACATCGGAGCAGTTGGCGGCTTCTTTTTCCTGCTGATCCAGCTCATGCTCCTGGTGGAGTTTGCACACCGATGGAACACAAACTG GAGTTCCGGAGTGAAGCACAATCGCATGTGGTACGCAGCGCTGGCCTTCGTTACTCTGATGCTGTTCAGCGCGGCCGTCGCAGCCTTggggttcatgtgtgtgttctacACCGACCACGAGGCCTGTTTACTCAACAAGGTCTTCCTGGGCATCAACGGCAGCCTGTGCCTCATTGTCTCCCTGTTGGCCATCTCGCCGTGCATACAGAAAC TGCAGCCCACGTcaggcctgctgcagccaggAGTCATCAGCCTGTACGTCATGTACCTCACCTTCTCAGCCTTCTCCAGCAAACCAAAAGAAA TTGTGGAAAGAAATGGCGTGAACACcaccgtttgtgtgttttccttcaacTCGGAGACGGAGAGCGACAAGAAGATTGTCACCGGTTTTGGAACCGTTATCCTTTTTGGTTGTATCCTGTACTCTTG CCTGACGTCCACAACCAGGCGAAGCTCTGCAGCGCTCAGAGTGTGTCGGAACAGTGAGCCGGCGACTGAG agagctcgctgttgtttctgttttggAGACGACACAG ATGACGCTGAGGAGAACAGAACTAGCGGAGGCCAAAATGTGATGTATGATGAGAGAGAAGGAACCATCTACAGCTACTCCTACTTCCATGCCGTCTTCTTCCTGGGGTCCCTGTATGTCATGATGACCGTCACCAACTGGTTCCA TTATGATGACCATAAGATTGAGAAGCTGTTGGACGGGAGTTGGTCGGTGTTTTGGATCAAGATGGTCTCCTGCTGGGTCTGTCTCATCCTCTACATGTGGACTCTCTTTGCTCCCATGGTCTGCCCAAAGCGCTTCGAGGCCTAA
- the thbs4a gene encoding thrombospondin-4a yields the protein MMDVWGRVAALSLALQQLVITVTAQGIIYDLLVSPDCLPDLLQGSLKNKGRDEAFLLSSFRIHSKAPTSLYSVINPKDNSKYLEVSVQAKLSKVTMRYQRTDGRFVTTSFNHGSLADGQDHHVMLHARGLQGGPPRLNIYVDCRLVHSLDDLPATFGSLPPGPNRVALRTLQSSSKDELTDLKLVIEDTIDNVATLQDCSMDQRESLQLLSIQGARTEHDQASMEELRSMFSEMKELLIKQIKETTFLRNTITECLACGLGGNPTDTGPASQPLTQCPPGTCFRQNMCVLSESGAFQCASCPEGFTGDGVHCDDVDECKFNPCYPGVRCVNTAPGFRCEKCPLGYNGPEINGVGVSYAKSRKQVCDDIDECLGPPKDGSCTENSHCYNTIGSFRCGECKAGFTGDQVGGCHGTRLCPNGQPSPCHTNGECVVERDGSISCVCGVGWAGNGYVCGKDTDIDAYPDITLQCSDTNCKQDNCISVPNSGQEDADRDGLGDSCDDDADSDGIINIDDNCWLVPNVDQKNSDKDLLGDACDNCRTVKNPLQRDTDQDGLGDDCDDDMDGDGIKNALDNCQRVPNRDQEDRDNDVVGDACDSCPDVPNPNQSDSDDDLVGDTCDDNIDSDGDGHQNTKDNCPTFINSAQLDTDKDGMGDECDDDDDNDGIMDDDDNCRLVPNPDQKDTDDNNVGDACEGDFDKDSVIDIIDHCPENAEVSLTDFRAYQTVVLDPEGDSQIDPNWVVLNQGMEIVQTMNSDPGLAVGYKAFSGVDFEGTFHVNTVTDDDYTGFIFGYQDSSSFYVVMWKQTEQTYWQAAPFRAVAEPGIQLKVVKSKTGPGEYMRNSLWHTGDTPNQVRLLWKDPRNVGWKDKVSYRWFLQHRPQVGYIRARFFEGSKLVADTDVIIDTSMRGGRLGVFCFSQENIIWSNLKYRCNDTIPADYKDLSAQNTE from the exons ATGATGGACGTGTGGGGCAGAGTAGCAGCTCTCTCTCTGGCGCTGCAACAGCTGGTGATCACTGTCACGGCTCAAGGCATCA TCTACGACCTGCTGGTGTCTCCAGACTGCCTGCCGGACTTGCTACAAGGCAGCTTGAAGAACAAAGGGCGAGATGAGgcattcctcctctcttcctttaGGATCCACAGCAAGGCCCCTACCTCTCTCTACAGTGTCATCAACCCCAAAGACAACAGCAAGTACCTGGAGGTCAGCGTGCAGGCCAAACTAAGCAAGG TAACCATGCGTTACCAGAGGACAGACGGCAGATTTGTCACAACCAGTTTCAACCACGGTTCCCTGGCAGATGGCCAAGATCACCATGTGATGCTCCATGCCAGAGGTCTGCAGGGCGGTCCGCCTCGCCTCAACATCTATGTAGACTGCAGACTGGTGCACAGTTTGGATGATCTGCCCGCTACGTTTGGGTCACTCCCCCCTGGTCCCAACAGGGTGGCACTTAGGACCCTGCAGTCGAGTTCGAAG GATGAACTGACTGACTTGAAGCTGGTCATAGAAGACACAATAGACAATGTGGCAACTCTGCAGGACTGCAGCATGGATCAGCGTGAATCTCTTCAGCTGCTGA GCATCCAGGGAGCCAGGACAGAACACGACCAGGCCTccatggaggagctgaggagcaTGTTTTCTGAGATGAAAGAGCTGCTCATCAAGCAG ATTAAGGAGACAACTTTTTTGAGGAATACCATCACGGAGTGTCTTGCCTGTG GTCTCGGGGGAAATCCAACTGACACGGGTCCAGCAAGTCAGCCTCTGACCCAGTGCCCACCTGGCACCTGCTTCAGACAAAACATGTGCGTCCTTTCAGAGTCTGGTGCTTTTCAGTGCGCGTCCTGTCCTGAGGGGTTTACAGGAGACGGGGTGCACTGTGACGATGTTGATGAG TGCAAGTTTAATCCATGTTACCCTGGTGTCCGGTGTGTGAACACTGCTCCTGGTTTTCGCTGTGAGAAATGCCCTCTGGGTTACAACGGGCCAGAGATAAACGGAGTGGGAGTTTCCTATGCTAAGTCCCGCAAACAG GTCTGTGACGACATAGACGAGTGTCTGGGCCCGCCGAAGGATGGAAGTTGCACTGAAAACTCGCACTGCTACAACACGATA GGCTCCTTCCGCTGCGGGGAGTGTAAAGCGGGCTTCACAGGTGACCAGGTGGGAGGCTGCCATGGAACCAGGCTTTGCCCCAACGGTCAACCCAGCCCCTGTCACACTAATGGAGAATGTGTTGTGGAGAGAGACGGCAGCATTAGctgtgtg tgtggcGTTGGTTGGGCAGGTAACGGCTACGTGTGTGGAAAGGACACAGATATTGATGCATATCCAGACATTACGCTCCAGTGCAGTGACACCAACTGTAAGCAG GATAACTGCATTTCAGTGCCGAATTCTGGCCAGGAGGATGCAGACCGGGACGGGTTGGGTGACTCCTGTGATGACGATGCAGACAGCGATGGCATTATTAACATAGAT GACAACTGCTGGCTCGTACCTAACGTGGACCAAAAGAACAGTGACAAGGATCTCCTGGGCGACGCCTGTGACAACTGCAGAACAGTTAAAAATCCCTTACAGAGGGACACGGATCAGGACGGGCTAGGAGATGATTGTGATGATGATATGGACGGGGACG GCATTAAGAATGCCCTTGACAACTGCCAGCGGGTCCCCAACAGAGACCAGGAAGACAGAGACAACGATGTGGTGGGAGACGCCTGTGACAGCTGTCCTGACGTACCAAACCCAAACCAG TCTGACTCGGACGACGACCTTGTCGGAGACACCTGCGACGACAACATAGACAG TGACGGCGATGGCCACCAGAACACAAAAGACAATTGTCCCACATTCATCAACTCTGCCCAGCTGGACACCGACAAGGATGGAATG GGAGATGAATGTGACGATGACGACGATAACGACGGCATAATGGACGACGATGATAACTGCAGACTTGTCCCCAACCCAGACCAGAAGGACACGGACG ATAACAATGTCGGCGACGCATGCGAAGGAGATTTTGACAAAGACAGCGTCATTGACATAATCGACCACTGCCCGGAGAACGCTGAGGTCAGCCTGACCGACTTCAGAGCCTATCAGACCGTCGTGCTGGATCCGGAGGGCGACTCTCAGATTGACCCCAACTGGGTGGTCCTGAATCAG GGCATGGAGATCGTGCAGACCATGAACTCTGACCCTGGCCTTGCTGTTG GCTACAAAGCTTTCAGTGGGGTCGACTTTGAGGGGACGTTCCACGTTAACACGGTGACCGACGATGACTATACTGGTTTCATCTTCGGCTACCaggactcctcctccttctacgTGGTGATGTGGAAACAGACAGAACAAACCTACTGGCAGGCCGCACCCTTCAGAGCCGTTGCCGAACCAGGAATACAACTCAAG GTAGTTAAGTCAAAGACGGGTCCTGGTGAGTATATGAGAAACTCCCTGTGGCACACGGGAGACACCCCTAATCAGGTCCGGCTCCTGTGGAAGGACCCCAGGAACGTTGGCTGGAAGGACAAGGTGTCCTACCGCTGGTTCCTGCAGCACAGACCACAGGTTGGATACATCAG GGCTCGCTTCTTCGAGGGCTCAAAACTGGTGGCGGACACAGACGTGATCATTGACACGAGTATGAGAGGCGGCAGACTGGGTGTGTTCTGCTTCTCTCAGGAAAACATCATCTGGTCCAACCTTAAGTATCGTTGCAACG ACACTATTCCTGCTGACTACAAGGATCTCAGTGCCCAGAACACAGAGTGA
- the mtx3 gene encoding metaxin-3 isoform X1 translates to MDQNMAAAMELRCWGGDWGLPSVHTESLIVQAYAKFSGAKVTVSPVDWTWKTLTATVPELLCGDSAVQEPINILNFLRKQRFNADYELTARQGADTMAYIALLEEKLRPALLHTFWVDAENYANLTRPWFASRSPFPLNFLVPSHRANAALSRILLMKGEAPLHRITEVEGKIYSDAKECLNLLSFRLGMENYFFGSLPTSLDAFVFGYLAPIYKASLPSSPLQSHLRQLGNLTSFCDNILAVYFSSDRPCPPPPVQETMDANLQKLTQLVNKESNLIEKVHLLSFYRLFAWVHGCIWQMDDNLRSSPQHKPHRPDPKPSLASEQNSTPA, encoded by the exons ATGGATCAAAACATGGCGGCTGCCATGGAGCTGAGGTGCTGGGGAGGAGACTGGGGTTTGCCTTCCGTCCACACCGAGTCTCTCATAGTTCAG GCGTACGCAAAGTTTTCTGGGGCAAAAGTCACCGTTTCTCCTGTAGACTGGACATGGAAAACTCTCACAG CAACAGTCCCAGAGTTGCTGTGTGGAGACTCTGCAGTTCAGGAACCTATAAATATTCTCAACTTCTTGAGAAAACAG agATTTAATGCAGACTATGAACTTACAGCCAGACAAGGAGCCGACACTATGGCATACATCGCGCTGCTTGAAGAGAAACTACGACCAGCTCTG CTGCACACGTTCTGGGTGGATGCAGAAAACTACGCCAATCTGACGCGGCCTTGGTTTGCTTCACGCTCGCCATTCCCTCTGAACTTTCTGGTCCCAAGTCACCGTGCCAACGCCGCCCTCTCCCGCATCCTTCTAATGAAAGGAGAGGCCCCGCTGCACAGAATCACAGAGGTCGAGGGAAAG ATTTACAGTGATGCTAAAGAGTGCCTGAATCTCCTCTCATTCAGACTGGGAATGGAAAACTACTTCTTTGGAAGCTT GCCGACCAGCCTGGACGCCTTTGTGTTTGGTTATTTGGCTCCAATTTACAAAGCCAGTCTCCCCAGTAGCCCTCTGCAGAGCCACCTCCGGCAGCTCGGTAACCTCACAAGCTTCTGTGACAACATCCTCGCAGTCTACTTCAGCTCGGACCGCCCTT GTCCCCCCCCACCTGTTCAGGAAACAATGGATGCCAACCTCCAGAAACTAACGCAGCTTGTAAACAAAGAGTCCAACTTGATAGAGAAGGTGCATCTGCTTTCCTTTTATCGTCTCTTTGCATGGGTGCATGGTTGCATTTGGCAG ATGGATGACAACCTTCGCAGCAGCCCTCAGCACAAACCCCACAGGCCAGACCCCAAACCCAGCCTGGCCAGCGAGCAAAACTCTACTCCTGCCTGA